In the genome of Caulobacter flavus, the window CACGGCGTTGAGCGAGGAAGCGGTGGCCGATTGGTTCTTGGCGGTGGCCCAGATCGCGCCGTTGTCCTTGGCGCTACCGATCTTCTTGCCGGTGTTGATGCGTTGTTGCGTAACCTGGAGATCGCTGTTGGTCGAGTTCAGGTTTTGCAGGGCGATCATCGCGCCCGAGTTCGTGTTGATGCTGTTCAGCGCCATAACGAATAGGTTCCTATTTCAGGTTGTCCGACGTCATTTTGACTGCCGGGAGCGTTTTGCTCACTGAACTAGGAAGCAACTACCGGGCCAATCCTGCCCACTCCGACGAAAAATTTAAGTCATTGAAATTACAGCGTTATAGGTTCGTTTAGGATACCCGAAGCCGGCACTTTCTGCCGAGCAAGACAACCATTCGGCAAATATTGCCGGGCAGCTTTCGGCAGATGCGACCGAATTGCCCACCCGCAACCCGACCGGCGATCGGCGAAAATCAGACCCCGGAACAAAAGAAAACGCCGGGCGATCTTTCGATCGCCCGGCGCTTGATCGCCAGGTCCGGCGCTTCTTCGATCAGCCGCGGAAGAGCGACATGATCGATTGGGGCGCCTGGTTGGCGATGGACAGTGCCTGAACACCCAGCTGCTGCTTGGTTTGCAGCGACTGCAGCCGGGCGCTTTCCTTGGCCATGTCCGCATCGACCAGGTTGCCGACACCGGCGTCGAGGCTGTCCTGCAGCTTGCCCATGAAGGTCAAGTGCATGTCCAGGCCGACCGAGTTGGTGCCGAGCGAGGCCAGCTTGTTGGTCGCGGTCTGCAGAGACTTGTCGATCGTGGCGATCATGGTCTTCGCAGAAGCGGCCGTCGTGAAGGTCGTCGTCGTCGTCAGACCGATGCCCGTGAGGGACAGGGTCCGCGAGGTGACGGTGAACGCCGCGCCGGTTTCGTTCGCCAGGAACGCGAGCTTGGTGGTCGAACCGTCCACCACGCTGGCGCCGTTGAACTTGGCGTTGGTCACGGCCTTGGTGATCTGGTCGCGCAGCGACGTGAAGTCGGCTTGCAGCGCTTTGAAGGAGGCGGTGTTGAGCGAGGTGTCGGAAGCGGCCAGGGCCTTTTCCTTCATCTTGCCGAGCAGGTCGGTGACCGTGTCGCCGGCCGCCAACGCAACGTCGATGGTCGACTGACCGCGCTGGAGCGAGTCCTTCACGGCATTCAACGAGCTCGAGGTCGCGCTCTGCATCTCCGCCATCGACCAGATCGCGCCGTTGTCCTTGGCGTTCGCGATCTTCTTGCCGGTGTTGATGCGTTGCTGGGTGGTGGTCAGCTCCGAGTTGGTGGCGTTCAGGTTTTGCAGCGCGATCATCGCGCCGGCGTTGGTGTTGATGGAGTTGGCGATCATAGGAACCTACCGTTTTGGTGGAGAGCCCCGGCGTTTTGCCGGTCGGGCGTTTTGCCCGCGGGAACCATCGCAAACGGCGGGCCACTTCGGGCCAGATCGCAATCGACTGAAATAAAAGGGAAACTTGAAACCGCACCCCGGAAACGAAACCGCCCGGCGAATGCAACATTCGCCGGGCGGCAGGTTTTTCCGAAGAGGGGCGGCAATCGGCGCCGAGCGGCGCCTTGGAGCATCAGAGGCGCGGGATCAGGCCGCTTCGGCGCGGCCGGCCAGCCCCTGCATGATCATGCGGTTGATCTCGATCAGCGGCTCGAAGTCCTCTTCCTTGCGCATGACCAGGCTCGAGTGACGACCGACCCAGATGCTCAGCGAGATGATGCTCGCGCGCAGCTCCTTGGTCATCGTGTTCTCGGGCAGCGCGCAGTCGGTCGCCAGCGCCGACCAGACGCGGCGGTTCCAGTCCAGCGCGTGGATACGCGTCTGGATGTCGTTCACGTCGGCCTGGGAAGCCTCCATGAGGGCGCGCGTCACCTGTCCGAACAGGCGATACTCGACCTCACGCGGATTCTCAGTCCTGGTCGCCGCCTGCTGGTAGGCCCGAAGAGACATTCCCCAACCTCTCGTCTTCGTAATCGATCAACTTACGGCTCAGCATGAGCGCCTTGTAGTACTCGCGGGCCATGACGTGCTTGGAGATCGCGATGCAATCGGCCAGCACGCCCGGGTTCCTCACCACGCCCATGAACTCGGTCAGGCGCGTGGCGAACTCGTCGTAGTATTTCTCCGCGCCGCTCTCCTCCAGGTACATCATCATGACCGGGAAGTAGATGTGACGCGATGGCGTGGTCACCTGGTCGGGCTGCATGATGTCCTTCTCACGCAGCACCGAAGCCTTGTTCTGCAGGACCAGCACCCCGCGACGATCGCCGTTCTGGACGACCGCCCCGTTGAGCACGAATTTCTCGCCGGGCTTAAGCGACAGCTTCAAAGGCACTTTTGGCCGTTCCTTTCCATCGCTGCGCCCGTCCGCCGTCATGGCGGTTCGCCGGTATGGCGTTCGACCGGAACCTAGAGGGCAGCGGGTTAACGCCCTATTGCCGGCCGCGCGACCGTAAGTCGCAGCTTAGGACACAATTAAGCATACTCGCCCAGAGGATGAAGCCACCCAATCGCCAAGGTGTACGCATGTCCCGCAATCTCGGCTCCGGAATCTCCGCCGCCGCCCTCGCAACCGCCCAGGAGGCGGCCGGCCAAGGGGTCCTTCCGGGCCTGCGCGCGTCCCAGCTCGGCGATTCCGCCTCCGCCGATTCGATCGCCCGCCTCAATCGCGAGGCCAGCGCGGTCCAGGATCCGGCCACCATCAAGCTGCTCAACAAGGCCATCATCGCCGTGCAGCGCGGCGAGTACGCCCTGGCCGAGAAGACCGCGCTCAAGGCGCTCAAGAAGAACGAGCGCGCCGGCCCCGCCTGGCACGTGCTGGCCGTGGCCCGCGAGAAGCTGGGCGACTTCGCCTCGTCGATGCATTGCTACGACGCTGCGCTGAAGCTCCTGCCCAACGAGGCCGCCGTCGCCGGCGACCTTGGCCGCCTGGCGTTCCGCATGGAGATGCCGGAGATCGCCGCCAAGCTGTTCATGCACTTCCTTAACGCCAACCCCGGCAGCCTGGAAGCCACCAACAACCTGGCCTGCGCCCTGCGCGACCTGAACCAGGAATCGGCGGCGATCGACATCCTCAAGCCGGCCATCCAGGCCAACCCCACGCAGCCGGTGCTCTGGAACACCCTGGGCACGGTGATGTGCAGCCTGGGCGAAGGCCGCACGGCCGTGACCTTCTTCGACGAGGTGCTGCGGCTGGCGCCGCAGTTCGGCAAGGGCCTGCACAATCGCGCCTTCGCCCGCCTGGACCTGGGCGACGTCGAAGGCGCTCTGGCCGACTGCGACGCCGGCATCCTGGTCGCCGATTCTTCCGAAGACCTGGCCGCCATGAGCTTCGCCCGCTCGACGATCCTGCTGGCCCTCGGCCGGGTCACCGAGGGCTGGGCCGCCTACGGCGCGCGCCTGTCGACCGAGCTGGGCGGCGTTCCCAACTACCAGTTCCCCGTGCCGGTCTGGAAGAAGGGCGAGGACCTCGCCGGCAAGGGCCTGCTGGTCGTGGCCGAGCAGGGCCTGGGCGACGAGGTGATGTTCGCCAACACCCTGCCTGACGTCGCCGAGGCCCTTGGCCCCGACGGCAAGCTGTCGATCCTGGTCGAGCGCCGCCTGGTCCCGCTGTTCGAGCGCAGCTATCCGCAGGCGAACGTCGCCGTTCACCGTACGGTCGCCTATCAGGGCCACATCTATCGCGACGCGCCGTTCATCGAGGACTGGTCGAGCATCGACCGCTGGGTTCCCATGGGCTCGCTGCTCGAGACCCTGCGCCCGTCGGTCGAGGCCTTCCCCAAGCGCGAGCGCTTCCTCACGCCCGATCCCGAGCGCGTGGCCCACTGGAAGAAGGTGCTGGAGGACGCCCCTCCCGGCCCCAAGGTCGGCCTGCTGTGGAAGAGCCTGAAGCTGAACGCCGAGCGCGCCCGCCTGTTCTCGCCGTTCGAGCTGTGGGAGCCGGTGCTGAAGACGCCGGGCGTCTCGTTCATCAACCTGCAGTACGGCGACTGCGACGAGGAGATCGCCTACGCCCGCGACCAGCTGGGCGTCGAGATCTGGACCCCGCCCGGCATCGACCTGAAGCAGGATCTCGACGACGTCGCCGCGCTCTCCTGCGCGCTGGACCTGGTCATCGGCTTCTCCAACGCCACCATCAACCTGGCCGGCGCCTGCGGCGCGCCGATCTGGATGCTGACCGGCGCGGCCTCGTGGACCCGCCTCGGCTCGGACCATTCGCCCTGGTATCCGCAGTGCCGCTGCTTCATCGCGCCCGACTATGACGACTGGCGGCCAATCATGGCCGACGTCGCCGGGGCCCTGGCCGAATTCGCGAAATAGTCGGCAGGAACATCGGGCGCCGGGGCGGGTTTGATTCTCCGAACGGGCGGCGGTCGCCGCCCCATCAGGGAGACCCGCCATGCCGCCGGAAACCGACTACGACCCGCAGGATGTCGCCGAGGTCCTGGACGAGACCAACCTGACCGAAGACGGCCAGGACATCGCCAATTTCGACGATATCGAAGACGTCTACGACGTCACCCAGGCGGACGACGACGCCGCCGAGGACGAAGACGACGACTACGACATCCTCGACGAGTCCGAACTCGACGACATCGACGACGAACTCGAGGCCGGCCGTGACGACGAGGGGCTGGACGTCGAGCGCGAGCCGCTGGATCCCGTGGGCGGCGGCCTTTCCGACGAGGACCTCGTCTCCTCCGACGACGAGGAACCTTCCGACTACGAGTCGACGCGCCTGGCCGACGACGACATCGAGGCCCTGGGCTACGAGCGCCGTCGTTAGGCCAGATCCTTAAAAACAGCGCCGCAAGCGTTCTAGCCCGCCCTCGCGCACGCCCTTAGTTGCGCTCTCCACACCGCCGAGTCAGGCTCCTTGAAGGCCCGACAGGAGATCAACGCATGTCCGATCCGAAGCCCGAGAAACCCAAGGACGAGGCCGACCAGCCGGAGTACCTGGAAGATCAGCTGGAAGAAGGCCTGGAAGACAGCTTCCCCGCCAGCGATCCGCCCTCGGTGGCGCGTCGCCATCGCCAGCCGCCTCACAACCCGTCTTGATCGCGCGGCGCGGCTCTGTAGGTTAGCCCTGAAGATTTGAACACTTGTTCGAGGCGCGTCCGACAGGAGCGCCGTCAGGGACACCGCATGAGCTCGCGCTTCGAAGGCACCGCCGACTACGTCGCCACCGAGGACCTCAAGGTCGCCGTCAACGCCGCCGTGGCCCTGGAACGGCCCCTGCTGATCAAGGGCGAGCCAGGCACAGGCAAGACGGTGCTGGCCTACGAGGTCGCCAAGGCGATGGGTGCGCCGCTGCTGACCTGGCACATCAAGTCGACGACCAAGGCCCAGCAGGGTCTCTACGAGTACGACGCCGTCACCCGGCTGCGCGACAGCCAGCTGGGCGACGAGCGCGTCAAGGACGTTCGGAACTACATCAAGAAGGGCAAGCTCTGGGAGGCGTTCGAAGCGCCCGTCCGCCCCGTGCTGCTGATCGACGAGATCGACAAGGCCGACATCGAGTTCCCGAACGACCTCCTGCAGGAGCTCGATCGGATGGAGTTCTTCGTCTACGAGACCGGCGAGACGATCAAGGCCAAGGTCCGGCCGGTGATGATCATCACCTCCAACAACGAGAAGGAACTGCCGGACGCCTTCCTGCGCCGCTGCTTCTTCCACTACATCCGCTTCCCCGAGGAGGCGACGATGCAGGCCATCGTCGACGTGCATTTCCCGGGCATCAAGCAGAAGCTGGTCGCCGAGGCGCTGCGCATCTTCTACGACATGCGCAAGGTGCCGGGCCTGAAGAAGAAGCCGTCGACCTCGGAGCTGCTCGACTGGCTGAAGCTCCTGCTTGTCGAGGACATCGACGAGACTGTGCTGCGCGAGAAGGATCCCACCAAGCTGATCCCGCCGCTGCACGGCGCCCTGCTGAAGAACGAGCAGGACGTCCATCTGTTCGAGCGCCTGGCCTTTCTGGCCCGCCGCGAAGGCAGCGCTCGTCCGGGCCAATAGTCCCGTTACCGCAATTTCATTGGACGCCGGTCGCCGAGCCGCACACCTTCGCGCCGTACGTGAAGGATTTTCCCCGATGCGCCTCATCCTGGTCCTGGCCGCCGGCGCCGCCGCCCTCGTCGCCTGCTCGCCGCCCGCATCGGTCAAGACCGAGCGGCACGAGCGCGTGGTCCACAGGCGCGAGCCGCTACGGGCGATCGAGCGGCTGGACTGCCCCGAGCGCCAGGGAAGGCTGACCCGCGTCAGCATCGCGCCGGATGGCAAGTCGTGCGGCTATGCCGGCGACCAGGCCGAGGTGACGCTGCGCCTGCTCGCCCTGTCGGGCGACGACGCCGAGGCCGCGCTCGCCCCGATCGAGACCGACCTCAAGGCGCTGATGCCGCACCTCAAGGCCCCGGCCGCGCCCGGCGCGCCGAAAGGCAAGGAAAGCGCCCATATCAAGCTGCCCGGCGTCAGCATCGACGCCCGCGACGAAGGCGCGGACATCCGCATCGGCGGCATGACGATCAACGCCGACGACGGCGAGGCGCAGGTGCGCATCACCAAGAACGTCACCAGCCAGGACGGGGCGCGCGCCACCTCGGTCGAGGAGCGCAAGGACGGCGGCCGCGAAAGCCGCACGGTGCAGGTCAGCAGTTCCGACGACAAGGACGGCGAGGTCGACATCCGGGCCGACGACCATGGCGCGGTCGTGCGCCACCGCCAGAAGGAGAACGACGGTGTGCGCGCCACCCTCGTGCTGGCCAGCGACAAGGCGACCGCCGGCTATCACCTGGCCGGCTACGAGGCCCGCGGCCCCAAGGGCGGCCCGCTGGCCGTCGCCGTCGTCAAGGCCAAGGACCGCAACTCCGAGGACGGCGACCTGTTCAAGGACATGAAGGCGCTGGTCCGCCACAACGTGGGCGGGTGAGGCGCAAAGAACCTTCCCCTGTGGGGGAGGTGATCGCGAAGCGATCGGTGGGGGCGTAACTACCGACTTCCGGCTTCCCGGAAGCTAAAAACTTCCCCCCACCGGCCTTCGGCCGCCTCCCCCGCAGGGGGAGGTTTTTCAGATCGGCGTGACTTCCATCACCTTGTAGGTCAGCGGCCGACCGTCCTCGTCGGTGACGGTGACGTATTCGCCGATGGCGAAGCGATGCTGGCCCAGGCGATGGACGGGCTCGTCGTCGATCTGGTCGTCCTCGTCATAGTCGAAGAACCAGCGCTCGCCGCGGCGGGCCAGCCGGCCGTCAGCCGGGTCTTCGTCTGGGGCGAACCGGCGCACCGCGCAGTCCTTCTTCGCCTTGGCGTACTCGGCCTCGTCCAGGTGCCCGTCGGCCGTCAGCGGCGCGGTCAGGGCGTAGCCGCGATGGTCGTCGCCGCCGGAGAATTCGGTGCCCGGATTGCGGGCCAGACGCATGACGATGCGCGATAGGGACATGGACTGCCTCCTTCTTATGGTTGGGGGGAAAAACTCAGTGCGACAGGAAGAGCGACGGGCCGTCGGCGTTCAGCAGGCTGCGCGTCGTGCCGCCGAAGATGAACTCCTGCAGGCGCGGATGGCCGAAGGCGCCGGCGACCAGGAAATCGGCCCCCTCCGCCCTCGCCGCCTCCAGCAACAGCTTGGCCGCGTCGTGAGAGCCTTCCAGCACGCGCACCTGGGCCGAAACGCCCCGGGCGGCCAGGAAGTCGACCATCCGGGCCAGCTCGAAGCTGCGCGACGAGGCCGCCGGCGCGCCGGCCACAACCACGCGCGAGGCCTTCTGCAGCAGCGGCAGCGCGGTGCGCAGAGCGCGGCTGGCTTCCTTGCCGCCGTCCCAGGCGACCAGAGCCGTTCCGCCGACCTTCAGCCCATCGCGGGCGACCACGACGGGCCGCTGCTCGTCGGCGATCATCTGCTGAAAGGCCTCGGCCAGCGGGCCCTTGCCGCGGGCGGCGGCGCTGTCGAATACGATGACGTCCGACAGCCGGCACTCCATGGCCAGGCCCGCCCAGACGGGCGACTCCAGCGTGGTGACGCGTGACTTCGGATAGCCCACGGCCGCGACCATCGCCTCGACGGCGTGCGCGCCCTCGACGGCGGCCTCTTTCAGGCTCTCCAGGGCCGTGACCTGCACGCCGCCCATGAAGCCCTCGCCCATCCAAGGCATCAGGTCGGCCACGTCGGCCGGCGCATGGACGGCGGCCAGCTCGGCGTCGAACGCGCCGGCCAGTTCGGCCGCCGCGCGCAACACGCCCTCGTCGGGCCGGGCGCCCGCGAGCGGCGCCATGATCCTTGCCCAGCTCATGATCGGTCCTCCTTGTCCACGGCGTGACGGCACGCTTTCTGACAAAACGCATTTCCACAGGCGTCGGGCCGGGCCATCATTGATCTTCATCAAGCGATGCGGCACTCAAACCACCTTCACCATAAGGAACGATCTCGTGGCCAAAGGGCTGCATAAGGGCCCTCCGAGGGCGTGGCAGCGGATGCTGTCGGGCCGCAGGCTGGACCTGCTGGACCCCTCGCCCATGGACATCGAGATAGAGGACATCGCCCACGGCCTGGCGCGCGTGGCCCGCTGGAACGGCCAGACGATCGGCGACCACGGCTTCTCGGTGGCCCAGCACAGCCTGGTGGTCGAGGAGATCGCCGCCCACATCAAGCCCGACCTCGAGCCGCGCTGGCGCCTGGCGGCCCTGCTGCACGACGCCTCCGAGTACGTGATCGGCGACATGATCAGCCCGTTCAAGGCGGCCCTGGGCGTCTCGTACAAGGACTTCGAGGCGCGGCTGGAAGACGCCATCCACATCCGCTTCGGCCTGCCGCCCAAGACCCCGGCACCGGTCAAGAAGCTGATCAAGCAGGCCGACCGCGCCTGCGCCTTCTTCGAAGCCACCCAACTGGCCGGCTTCGAGCACGGCGAATCCCTGTCGATCTTCGGGGCGCCGCCAGCCGGCTACGATCTGAAGATCGTCCCCCTGCCCCCGTTTGAAGCCCAGGCCCGCTACGTCCAGCGCTTCCACGTGCTGTCCAAGGCCGCCGGCTACGAATCCGCGCCGGGCGAAGCGTTCGAGACCGAATGAGCGGTCCCGCGGCCTCTTCCGGCATCGTCATCGGCCTGTCGGCCGTGGTCGTCGCCGTGCGCGACGGCGAGGTCGTTGTGCTGACCGTGCGCCCGCACGACGCCGTCACCGACATCGCCTCGCCCCTGCCCGGCCTGCCGTTCGGCCCGTTCGACCCCGAGGGCCACCGCACCTTCGAGCTGGCCCTGCGCGCCTTCGTGACCGAGCAGACGCGGTTCCAGCTCGGCTATGTCGAGCAGCTCTACACCTTCGGCGACAAGGGCCGCGACGCCCCGCGGGCCGAGGTTGGCGCTGGCGCCGCGCGCGTGGTCTCGATCGGCTATCTTGGCCTGACGCCCAAGGCCACCGACACCCAGGCCCCCGACACCGCCTGGGCCCCGTGGACGCGGTTCTTCCCCTGGGAGGACTGGCGCGCCGGCCGCCCCGCCCTGCT includes:
- the flbT gene encoding flagellar biosynthesis repressor FlbT, which encodes MPLKLSLKPGEKFVLNGAVVQNGDRRGVLVLQNKASVLREKDIMQPDQVTTPSRHIYFPVMMMYLEESGAEKYYDEFATRLTEFMGVVRNPGVLADCIAISKHVMAREYYKALMLSRKLIDYEDERLGNVSSGLPAGGDQD
- a CDS encoding flagellin, translating into MIANSINTNAGAMIALQNLNATNSELTTTQQRINTGKKIANAKDNGAIWSMAEMQSATSSSLNAVKDSLQRGQSTIDVALAAGDTVTDLLGKMKEKALAASDTSLNTASFKALQADFTSLRDQITKAVTNAKFNGASVVDGSTTKLAFLANETGAAFTVTSRTLSLTGIGLTTTTTFTTAASAKTMIATIDKSLQTATNKLASLGTNSVGLDMHLTFMGKLQDSLDAGVGNLVDADMAKESARLQSLQTKQQLGVQALSIANQAPQSIMSLFRG
- a CDS encoding YfbR-like 5'-deoxynucleotidase — translated: MAKGLHKGPPRAWQRMLSGRRLDLLDPSPMDIEIEDIAHGLARVARWNGQTIGDHGFSVAQHSLVVEEIAAHIKPDLEPRWRLAALLHDASEYVIGDMISPFKAALGVSYKDFEARLEDAIHIRFGLPPKTPAPVKKLIKQADRACAFFEATQLAGFEHGESLSIFGAPPAGYDLKIVPLPPFEAQARYVQRFHVLSKAAGYESAPGEAFETE
- a CDS encoding AAA family ATPase, producing MSSRFEGTADYVATEDLKVAVNAAVALERPLLIKGEPGTGKTVLAYEVAKAMGAPLLTWHIKSTTKAQQGLYEYDAVTRLRDSQLGDERVKDVRNYIKKGKLWEAFEAPVRPVLLIDEIDKADIEFPNDLLQELDRMEFFVYETGETIKAKVRPVMIITSNNEKELPDAFLRRCFFHYIRFPEEATMQAIVDVHFPGIKQKLVAEALRIFYDMRKVPGLKKKPSTSELLDWLKLLLVEDIDETVLREKDPTKLIPPLHGALLKNEQDVHLFERLAFLARREGSARPGQ
- a CDS encoding universal stress protein, which codes for MSWARIMAPLAGARPDEGVLRAAAELAGAFDAELAAVHAPADVADLMPWMGEGFMGGVQVTALESLKEAAVEGAHAVEAMVAAVGYPKSRVTTLESPVWAGLAMECRLSDVIVFDSAAARGKGPLAEAFQQMIADEQRPVVVARDGLKVGGTALVAWDGGKEASRALRTALPLLQKASRVVVAGAPAASSRSFELARMVDFLAARGVSAQVRVLEGSHDAAKLLLEAARAEGADFLVAGAFGHPRLQEFIFGGTTRSLLNADGPSLFLSH
- a CDS encoding primosomal protein produces the protein MPPETDYDPQDVAEVLDETNLTEDGQDIANFDDIEDVYDVTQADDDAAEDEDDDYDILDESELDDIDDELEAGRDDEGLDVEREPLDPVGGGLSDEDLVSSDDEEPSDYESTRLADDDIEALGYERRR
- the flaF gene encoding flagellar biosynthesis regulator FlaF, with the translated sequence MSLRAYQQAATRTENPREVEYRLFGQVTRALMEASQADVNDIQTRIHALDWNRRVWSALATDCALPENTMTKELRASIISLSIWVGRHSSLVMRKEEDFEPLIEINRMIMQGLAGRAEAA